TAAAAAACCAAAATTCATTGGAAAGTCATTAGTGGCTTGCAGCATTTTATAAATATTCCACGGACCCGGCGTACAGGTGGTCGCCTTAGTGCCTGTAGCTGGGCCAGTTCCGCCACCGATCATGGTGGTGACACCTGACATTAATGCTTCTTCTATTTGTTGCGGACAAATAAAGTGAATGTGCGCGTCAATTCCGCCCGCGGTTAGAATTTGTCCTTCGCCAGCAATAACTTCAGTGCCGGCTCCTACTTCAATATCGATATTGTCTTGAATATCAGGGTTACCGGCTTTGCCAATGATGGCGATACGACCATTTTTAATGCCCACATCGGCTTTAACAATGCCCCAGTGATCAATAATTAACGCATTGGTGATCACTAAGTCTACCGTTTCAAAACACGAGGCCTGGCTTTGACCCATGCCGTCACGAATAACTTTTCCGCCACCAAACTTAACTTCTTCACCGTATTCGGTAAAATCTTTTTCAACTTCCAACCATAAGTCGGTATCGGCTAAACGAACACGATCGCCAACTGTTGGTCCGAACATATGAGCGTAAGCGTTTTTATCAATGCTAGCCATGTTTATAAATCTCCTTGAATTTCAGCACGAAAACCAAATACGCGGCGCTGTCCACGAAAAGCAATCAATGTTACTTCGCGCTCTTGTCCGGGTTCAAAACGTACTGCAGTGCCAGAGGTGATATCTAAACGAAAACCTTTTACCGCTGCCCGATCAAAATGTAGCGCGGGGTTAACTTCATAAAAATGATAATGCGAGCCAACTTGAATCGGTCGGTCGCCTGAATTAGCCACGATAACTTTTAGTTGCTTACAACCTACGTTGAGCTCACGGTTACCTGGGGCAGTTTTTATTTCACCTGGGATCATATGTAATTCTCTTGTATCCGAGTTAGGACTAAATAATGGGGTTGTGAACGGTGACAAGTTTAGTACCGTCGGGAAATGTGGCCTCTACTTGAACGTCTGGAATTAATTCTGAAACACCATCCATTACTTGTTCGCGTGTTAATAGCGTTCGACCATAATCCATCATCTGTGCAACGGTTTTACCATCACGCGCACCTTCAATTATTTCCATTGAAATATAAGCCATTGCTTCAGGGTAATTTAACTTTAACCCTCGGTTGAGTCGTCGCTCTGCTAGCAAGGCTGCGGTGAATATCAGTAGTTTGTCTTTCTCTCTTGGTAATAAATCCATAGGTTTCTCTATTTTTTATTTTTACGATTTTATCTGCTTTCAAAACCATCAATATATTAGGTGCTTGCTGCTTAATTAGGTATGCCAAATACGTGGGATATTGGCTGGCTTATTAAGATATAAGGGCCTCATTAATTGCCATAATTTAATGAAAAGTGTTTTACATTCTTCACCATGTTGACCTAAATAACGTATGACTAATAACTGCCGTATTTGGCTAATACTTATTTTTTGTTCTGCTTTATCCTCAATAACTACATC
The Colwellia sp. Arc7-D genome window above contains:
- a CDS encoding urease subunit gamma, giving the protein MDLLPREKDKLLIFTAALLAERRLNRGLKLNYPEAMAYISMEIIEGARDGKTVAQMMDYGRTLLTREQVMDGVSELIPDVQVEATFPDGTKLVTVHNPII
- a CDS encoding urease subunit beta, giving the protein MIPGEIKTAPGNRELNVGCKQLKVIVANSGDRPIQVGSHYHFYEVNPALHFDRAAVKGFRLDITSGTAVRFEPGQEREVTLIAFRGQRRVFGFRAEIQGDL